A stretch of the Methylacidiphilum caldifontis genome encodes the following:
- a CDS encoding Zn-dependent hydrolase produces MMQLDPKRTISALRELRALTENNKGAQRVAFSPTWQKARDWFLNQLRDLPCHIRMDEAGNLWVKIKGKSPKELWIGGHLDSVPAGGWLDGTFDLLAGLEVLRTFGKSIPPLTLCLVDWADEEGSRFGRSLLGSSAVSGSLKKEEIFSLKDSSGIFLCDVLSDYGLDPEKVTEASKQKINAAAYLEVHIEQGPVLENLSLPLGAVIGTAGVIRQRLIFNGISNHCGSTPMDLRKDALVGASRLILFLRSVAYRYKGVATAGCCEIEPGVVTAIPGICRLTIDLRNLNKTNLEKMWNETFAEAQRIVQEEGLSLDCENLMQIDPVLFHPQLVELCKQSILEVVPQVHTMGSGPLHDGTEMAKAGIPSAMMFVQSKGGISHNPKEDSDLEHLELAVIALEKWVKKTIDWIVQSYP; encoded by the coding sequence ATGATGCAACTCGATCCTAAAAGAACAATATCCGCACTCCGGGAACTCAGAGCCTTAACCGAAAACAACAAAGGAGCCCAGAGAGTCGCTTTTAGCCCAACTTGGCAAAAAGCAAGAGATTGGTTTCTCAACCAACTTCGGGATCTTCCCTGTCATATTCGAATGGATGAGGCGGGTAATCTATGGGTTAAAATCAAGGGTAAAAGCCCAAAAGAACTTTGGATCGGAGGGCATCTTGATTCGGTTCCAGCAGGAGGATGGCTTGATGGAACCTTTGATCTGCTTGCAGGCTTAGAAGTGCTAAGAACCTTCGGGAAGAGCATTCCTCCTCTAACCCTCTGCTTGGTGGATTGGGCTGATGAGGAAGGAAGCCGATTTGGAAGAAGTCTTCTAGGATCCAGTGCTGTGTCGGGAAGTCTGAAAAAAGAAGAGATATTTTCTTTAAAAGATAGCTCTGGGATTTTTCTTTGCGATGTCCTAAGTGATTATGGGCTCGATCCAGAAAAAGTTACTGAAGCCTCAAAGCAAAAGATTAACGCAGCAGCCTATCTGGAAGTGCACATCGAACAGGGGCCTGTGCTCGAAAATTTATCCTTACCTCTTGGAGCTGTCATAGGCACCGCGGGGGTTATAAGGCAGCGGTTGATTTTTAATGGAATTTCAAATCACTGTGGTTCTACTCCGATGGATCTTAGGAAAGATGCCTTGGTAGGTGCTTCTCGACTGATCCTGTTCCTGCGCAGTGTAGCCTATAGATACAAAGGAGTAGCCACGGCAGGATGTTGCGAGATCGAACCGGGAGTGGTAACCGCGATTCCCGGTATCTGTCGGTTGACTATCGATCTGCGTAATTTAAACAAAACGAACCTTGAAAAGATGTGGAACGAAACATTTGCCGAGGCGCAAAGGATCGTTCAAGAAGAAGGATTATCGTTGGACTGTGAGAACCTTATGCAGATTGATCCTGTTTTGTTTCATCCACAACTGGTAGAACTCTGTAAGCAGTCCATACTCGAAGTAGTGCCTCAAGTCCATACAATGGGATCTGGACCACTCCATGATGGGACTGAAATGGCCAAAGCGGGTATACCTTCAGCTATGATGTTTGTCCAGAGTAAAGGGGGAATATCCCATAATCCAAAAGAAGACTCCGATCTTGAACACCTTGAGTTGGCTGTTATCGCCCTAGAGAAATGGGTAAAAAAGACAATCGATTGGATAGTTCAGTCATACCCTTAA